The Cyclobacteriaceae bacterium genome includes a region encoding these proteins:
- a CDS encoding FtsX-like permease family protein → MFKNLLKISFRNLVKDKTYSAINIAGLTIGITCSLFLLLYILDETSFDRYHKNADNIYRIISDIKEPDNAFTWSSTQMPLAEELRDNYPEIENAIRFIGTNRNQYKNGDLQFYENKFFMADSTVFDLFSYDFLAGDPSTALDNPFNIVLTESIARKYFSDPIQALNQSLVNQQNENFKITGIIKDVPLNSHFRFDGLISRSTRPQFQGGWGNFGVTTYIQLPPNYDLKKIDATLEKVVKEKVNPIFERMGVKVKYNLQLITSIHLHSKIQDEAEEGGDITYIYYFTAIGIFMILIACINYMNLATARSVNRAKEVGLRKVMGSQRGQLIAQFLTESVLVAMIALTISLILIYALLPAFNSLANKHLPFSYIMQTPVLAGLVVIVLITGILGGSYPAFYLSGFSPVNVLKGKLSGKGGNALLRKSLVVIQFGLSFFMLISTLVVFDQLQFLRNKDLGFDKENVVRLNLNREMRRNGEVLADRLRKLPEVIAAGKADTSPGEGIGKILLQVEDSDGKMVDRGADIFSADYEYLNTMRMKITEGRNFSKDNPGDTAFAVIVNESMVKRMGWKDPLGKKFVFGGGPNASPERKVVGVIKDYNQNSLYDAIEPMFIILQREQNYVFVRIAKGDIRNSIAAVEREWKQVFPNNPFEYVFLDEDLDSQYKADEKRSQIFTAFSGLTIIIACLGLLGLAAYTTEQRRKEIGVRKVIGANVNNLVVMVSKEFFMLVSIGIVISLPVAWYVTNDWLQKFTYHLELKNEWKMFVLSATVALVITFFTVGYHVVRAAMANPVSSLRDE, encoded by the coding sequence ATGTTTAAAAATCTACTCAAGATATCCTTCAGAAATCTCGTGAAGGATAAAACATATTCTGCCATCAACATCGCAGGCCTCACCATTGGTATTACCTGTAGCCTCTTTTTGCTTTTATACATTCTTGATGAAACAAGCTTCGATCGATATCATAAAAACGCTGATAATATTTACAGAATCATATCAGATATAAAAGAGCCGGACAATGCATTCACATGGTCCTCGACTCAAATGCCGTTGGCGGAAGAACTGAGAGACAACTATCCTGAAATTGAAAACGCTATCCGATTCATCGGCACCAATAGAAATCAGTATAAGAATGGCGATTTGCAATTCTATGAAAACAAGTTTTTCATGGCAGATTCAACTGTATTTGATTTGTTCTCTTATGATTTCCTTGCCGGAGATCCTTCCACAGCACTGGACAATCCATTTAACATTGTTTTAACTGAATCCATTGCCAGAAAATATTTTTCTGATCCAATACAGGCATTGAATCAATCATTGGTAAATCAGCAGAATGAAAATTTTAAGATCACCGGAATTATAAAGGATGTCCCTCTTAATTCTCATTTCAGATTTGATGGATTGATCTCAAGAAGTACAAGGCCGCAGTTCCAGGGTGGCTGGGGAAATTTCGGAGTAACAACCTACATTCAGCTTCCGCCCAACTATGATCTTAAAAAGATTGACGCCACTCTTGAGAAGGTTGTTAAAGAAAAGGTAAATCCGATATTCGAAAGGATGGGTGTAAAAGTGAAGTACAATCTTCAGCTTATTACATCGATCCATCTTCATTCTAAAATTCAGGATGAAGCAGAAGAGGGTGGTGACATCACCTACATCTACTACTTTACTGCGATCGGGATTTTTATGATCCTGATTGCGTGTATCAATTACATGAATCTGGCAACTGCGCGATCCGTGAATCGTGCTAAGGAAGTTGGTCTACGAAAAGTGATGGGTTCACAACGTGGACAATTGATAGCTCAATTCCTCACAGAATCTGTTTTGGTTGCAATGATTGCTCTAACTATCAGTCTTATCCTGATCTATGCACTATTGCCAGCTTTCAATTCGCTTGCCAATAAGCACCTTCCATTCTCTTACATAATGCAAACGCCGGTTTTGGCTGGATTGGTTGTCATTGTGCTGATAACGGGAATTCTTGGCGGAAGCTATCCTGCTTTTTATTTGTCAGGGTTCAGTCCGGTAAATGTTTTGAAGGGGAAACTTTCGGGTAAGGGAGGCAATGCTCTGCTGAGAAAATCGCTGGTGGTGATTCAGTTTGGATTGAGCTTTTTTATGCTGATCAGCACGCTTGTAGTTTTTGATCAATTGCAATTCCTGAGAAATAAAGATCTGGGATTTGATAAGGAAAACGTAGTGCGTTTGAACCTTAATCGTGAAATGAGGCGAAACGGAGAAGTGTTAGCAGATCGATTGCGAAAGCTACCAGAAGTGATTGCAGCAGGAAAAGCAGACACCTCTCCTGGAGAAGGCATTGGGAAAATATTATTGCAAGTAGAAGATTCTGATGGCAAAATGGTTGATCGTGGTGCTGATATCTTCTCTGCTGACTATGAGTATCTCAATACCATGAGGATGAAGATCACGGAAGGTAGAAATTTCTCAAAAGATAATCCTGGTGATACCGCCTTTGCGGTCATTGTCAATGAAAGTATGGTTAAGAGAATGGGATGGAAGGATCCACTCGGTAAAAAATTTGTTTTTGGTGGTGGTCCGAACGCCTCGCCTGAAAGAAAAGTGGTTGGTGTGATCAAAGATTACAATCAGAATTCTCTATACGATGCCATTGAACCAATGTTTATAATTCTTCAGCGTGAACAAAATTATGTATTCGTAAGAATTGCTAAAGGAGATATCCGGAACAGCATAGCAGCAGTAGAAAGAGAATGGAAGCAAGTGTTTCCAAACAATCCATTTGAGTATGTATTTCTGGATGAAGATCTTGATTCTCAGTATAAAGCAGATGAGAAGAGAAGTCAGATTTTTACGGCTTTCTCAGGACTAACTATAATCATAGCATGTCTTGGGCTCCTTGGTCTTGCAGCCTATACTACCGAACAAAGAAGAAAAGAAATTGGGGTTCGCAAGGTTATTGGTGCCAATGTCAATAATCTGGTGGTAATGGTTTCAAAGGAGTTCTTCATGTTGGTATCCATCGGTATTGTAATCTCTTTGCCTGTAGCATGGTATGTAACCAATGACTGGCTTCAGAAATTTACATATCATCTTGAGTTGAAGAATGAATGGAAGATGTTCGTCCTGTCTGCAACAGTTGCATTAGTGATTACCTTCTTTACCGTAGGATATCATGTTGTAAGGGCAGCCATGGCAAATCCTGTAAGTTCTTTACGAGATGAATAG
- a CDS encoding DEAD/DEAH box helicase: protein MVIPLVLGGQAVIGVAQTGTGKTAAYLLPVLKKVNYAQGKDARALILAPTKELVVQIAEHARVLAKHTDLRIGILYGGVGPKTQIEALQSGVDLLIATPGRFMEIYFRNEIVVKQIKTLVLDEADRMLDMGFMHQLRKIFEVIPSKRQNLLFSATFPEKVEKLSQEFLEFPVKVEATPQTMAAQQVEQELFHVPNLKTKIHLLEYLLKDKTDFNRVMIFTRTKESADNVFKFIDRRQMGPVRVIHSNKGQNTRINAMNEFKEGGLRILVSTDVASRGIDVTNVSHVINFEVPMQYDDYIHRIGRTGRAFQTGKAITFVNEAERYHIQKIEQLMKEKIATKKIPEGVEVEPTPLAEAQIIAKEIDRQKRYEDPEFRGAFHSRKKK, encoded by the coding sequence ATGGTAATTCCGTTGGTGCTAGGGGGCCAGGCGGTGATTGGAGTTGCTCAAACAGGAACAGGAAAAACCGCCGCTTATCTGCTGCCGGTACTGAAAAAAGTAAATTATGCCCAGGGTAAAGATGCCAGGGCGCTTATTCTCGCGCCTACAAAAGAACTCGTTGTTCAAATTGCCGAGCATGCCCGGGTTTTAGCGAAGCACACTGACCTACGGATCGGAATTCTATATGGTGGCGTTGGACCTAAAACACAAATTGAAGCTTTGCAATCAGGAGTTGATCTTCTGATCGCAACGCCAGGTCGGTTTATGGAGATCTATTTCAGAAATGAAATTGTTGTTAAGCAAATAAAAACTCTGGTGCTTGATGAAGCTGACCGAATGCTGGACATGGGATTTATGCATCAATTGAGAAAAATATTTGAAGTGATTCCTTCCAAAAGACAGAATCTTCTTTTCTCAGCAACGTTCCCGGAGAAGGTTGAAAAGTTGTCACAGGAGTTTCTTGAATTCCCTGTTAAGGTTGAGGCAACTCCCCAGACGATGGCGGCGCAGCAGGTTGAGCAAGAGCTATTTCATGTGCCTAATCTTAAAACAAAGATTCATTTGCTAGAGTATCTCTTAAAAGATAAAACTGACTTTAACCGTGTAATGATATTTACCCGCACGAAAGAGTCCGCGGATAACGTATTTAAGTTTATTGACCGCCGCCAAATGGGACCGGTCAGAGTGATCCACTCAAATAAAGGTCAAAATACACGCATCAATGCGATGAATGAATTCAAGGAAGGCGGACTGCGCATACTCGTATCCACCGATGTTGCTTCCCGCGGAATTGATGTTACCAATGTTTCACACGTTATAAATTTTGAGGTGCCGATGCAGTACGACGATTATATTCATCGCATTGGCAGGACAGGAAGAGCTTTTCAAACAGGTAAAGCTATCACTTTCGTGAATGAAGCAGAGCGCTACCATATTCAGAAGATTGAGCAACTCATGAAGGAAAAGATTGCGACAAAAAAAATTCCGGAAGGTGTTGAAGTAGAGCCTACGCCTTTAGCAGAAGCGCAGATCATTGCGAAAGAGATCGATCGACAGAAACGATATGAAGATCCGGAATTCAGAGGAGCCTTTCACAGCAGGAAGAAGAAATGA
- a CDS encoding 1-deoxy-D-xylulose-5-phosphate synthase, with product MLITPGKLLAQINSPADLKKLDQAQLVQLCQELRQFIIDNVSIYGGHFGASLGVTELTVALHYVFNAPYDQIVWDVGHQAYGHKILTGRKEAFHTNRVYKGISGFPKRSESIYDAFGVGHSSTSVSAALGMAAASKYLKVDDKQHVAIIGDGAMTGGIAFEGLNNAGVSDTNLLIILNDNCMSIDPNVGALKDYLTDITTSQTYNRFKDEVWNLLGKLSKFGKNAQEIASKVDTALKATLLSQSNLFESLNLRYFGPVDGHDVDHLVAVLNDLKNIKGPKILHCITVKGKGYLPAENGNKTTWHSPGTFDKITGEIFKKTYDKPQPPKYQDVFGHTLVELAKANDKIMGITPAMPSGSSLNIMMKEMPERAFDVGIAEQHAVTFSAGLATQGLIPFCNIYSSFMQRAYDQVVHDVCIQNLPVNFCLDRAGFAGSDGPTHHGAYDISYFRCLPNMIVSAPMNESELRNLMYTAQLPREGGAFSIRYPRGQGVMEEWRTPFEKVEIGTGRKLREGDDLAILTFGHIGNYAVEVCEKLELQGISIGHYDIRFVKPLDEKLLHEVFSKYKKIITVEDGCLQGGFGSAILEFMADHSYKAQVRRLGIPDEVIEHGEQLELHNESGFGPIGIEKAVISMLESVSKNV from the coding sequence ATGCTTATTACCCCTGGTAAACTTTTAGCCCAAATCAACAGTCCTGCCGACCTCAAGAAATTAGATCAGGCGCAATTAGTTCAACTGTGTCAGGAACTCCGTCAATTCATCATTGATAATGTATCGATTTACGGCGGCCATTTTGGAGCCAGTCTGGGTGTTACTGAATTAACAGTTGCGCTTCATTATGTTTTCAATGCACCGTATGATCAGATCGTTTGGGATGTAGGTCATCAGGCATATGGCCATAAAATACTCACAGGAAGAAAAGAAGCTTTTCATACGAATCGTGTTTATAAAGGAATTTCTGGTTTCCCTAAAAGAAGCGAAAGCATTTACGATGCCTTTGGTGTAGGACATTCATCAACGTCTGTGTCTGCAGCACTTGGAATGGCTGCGGCTTCAAAGTACCTGAAGGTCGATGACAAACAACATGTTGCCATCATTGGTGATGGAGCGATGACAGGAGGGATTGCATTTGAAGGTCTTAACAATGCGGGTGTTTCCGATACAAATCTTCTGATAATTCTCAATGACAATTGTATGTCGATTGATCCGAACGTCGGTGCATTAAAAGATTATTTGACAGACATAACAACTTCACAGACCTATAACAGATTTAAAGATGAGGTTTGGAACTTACTTGGTAAGTTGTCAAAATTTGGAAAGAACGCTCAGGAAATTGCTTCCAAAGTTGACACTGCATTAAAGGCAACATTATTGAGCCAAAGCAATCTCTTTGAATCGTTGAATCTGAGATATTTTGGTCCGGTAGACGGCCACGATGTTGATCATCTGGTGGCAGTGCTAAATGACCTTAAAAACATAAAAGGGCCTAAAATCCTTCATTGTATCACTGTAAAGGGCAAAGGCTACTTACCCGCAGAGAATGGGAATAAGACCACCTGGCACTCACCAGGCACCTTTGACAAGATTACGGGAGAGATCTTCAAAAAGACATACGACAAGCCTCAGCCTCCCAAGTATCAGGACGTATTTGGCCACACTCTCGTGGAATTGGCGAAAGCCAATGACAAGATCATGGGAATCACCCCCGCGATGCCTTCAGGCTCTTCTCTGAATATTATGATGAAGGAAATGCCGGAACGCGCATTTGATGTGGGCATTGCTGAGCAACATGCTGTTACGTTTTCTGCAGGACTTGCTACACAAGGATTGATTCCGTTTTGCAACATCTATAGTTCATTCATGCAGCGTGCCTATGATCAGGTTGTGCATGATGTATGCATTCAAAATCTACCTGTTAACTTTTGCCTTGATCGTGCTGGCTTTGCGGGATCAGACGGTCCGACTCATCATGGAGCGTATGATATTTCTTACTTCCGTTGCTTACCGAATATGATTGTATCCGCTCCCATGAATGAATCGGAGTTACGCAATCTGATGTATACCGCACAACTTCCAAGAGAAGGAGGAGCATTTTCAATTCGCTATCCAAGGGGACAGGGTGTGATGGAAGAGTGGAGAACGCCCTTTGAAAAAGTTGAAATAGGAACAGGCAGGAAACTGAGAGAGGGTGACGACCTGGCGATCCTGACTTTTGGACATATTGGAAACTATGCGGTAGAGGTGTGTGAGAAACTGGAACTTCAAGGCATCAGTATTGGTCATTACGATATTCGCTTTGTAAAACCTCTGGACGAAAAGTTATTGCATGAGGTCTTTTCAAAATATAAAAAGATCATAACGGTAGAGGATGGATGCCTTCAGGGTGGATTTGGAAGTGCAATCCTTGAATTTATGGCAGATCATTCTTATAAAGCTCAGGTAAGGCGATTAGGAATTCCGGATGAAGTGATAGAGCATGGCGAACAACTCGAACTTCATAACGAAAGTGGATTTGGTCCAATTGGAATTGAAAAAGCTGTGATCTCTATGCTTGAGTCTGTTTCCAAAAATGTATAG
- a CDS encoding TIM barrel protein encodes MNRKQAITSLAAGAASTLGFSQFAKGMNILPDDLKNNINHSVCQWCYSSMPLEELVIASKEIGLKSVELLNSEQWPIAIKHGLTCAMGYASPMGLTKGFNDPNLHEQFLKDYALNIPKAAEAGLKSVICFSGNANGLSYEKGLENCAKGLEPVMKIASKYNITVCMELLNSKVDHKDYQCDHTEWGVKLCEKLGSPNFKLLYDIYHMQIMEGDVIATIKKHSKYIGHYHTGGVPGRNEIDQTQELYYPAIMQAIVDTGFKGYVAQEFIPKRPDKLASLKQCVGICDV; translated from the coding sequence ATGAATCGGAAGCAAGCCATTACATCTCTCGCTGCGGGTGCAGCCAGTACACTGGGGTTCTCTCAATTTGCCAAGGGTATGAATATTCTTCCTGACGATTTAAAAAACAATATCAATCATTCTGTTTGTCAATGGTGCTATTCAAGTATGCCGCTTGAAGAACTTGTGATTGCTTCAAAAGAAATTGGATTAAAGTCAGTGGAGCTTTTGAATTCAGAACAATGGCCAATAGCAATCAAGCATGGCCTTACCTGTGCAATGGGATATGCCAGTCCGATGGGGCTTACAAAAGGATTCAACGACCCTAATCTTCATGAACAATTCTTAAAGGATTATGCGCTGAATATTCCAAAAGCGGCTGAAGCAGGGTTAAAAAGTGTCATTTGCTTCAGTGGCAACGCAAATGGATTATCCTATGAAAAAGGGCTTGAAAACTGCGCAAAAGGCCTTGAACCGGTCATGAAGATTGCTTCAAAGTATAATATCACGGTCTGCATGGAGCTACTGAACAGCAAAGTTGATCACAAGGATTATCAATGTGATCATACTGAGTGGGGAGTTAAACTCTGCGAAAAGCTTGGCTCCCCAAACTTCAAACTCTTATATGACATTTATCATATGCAGATCATGGAAGGTGATGTGATCGCCACGATTAAGAAGCATAGCAAGTACATAGGTCATTATCACACAGGAGGTGTTCCAGGGCGTAATGAAATTGATCAAACACAGGAGCTTTATTATCCTGCGATCATGCAAGCTATTGTTGACACTGGTTTTAAAGGTTATGTTGCTCAGGAATTTATTCCCAAACGCCCAGACAAGCTGGCTTCTTTAAAACAATGCGTTGGAATCTGTGACGTGTAA
- a CDS encoding alpha/beta hydrolase has product MASLYFKEEGKGPNLIFIHGFCETHEIWKDFVKHFTSSFRVITLDLPGFGSSTIPDGPFSIDDVAKTLANTLLSNNILDSIVIGHSLGGYVALSLAENHPALVKGLCLFHSSSFADTPDKKENRNKVIEFVNSHGVQPFIDTFVPALFADKSNSAIKDVYKIASETKQETLVKYTRAMRDRLDRNAFWTKNDIPKLLIAGEEDTSIPIQISREMAKIGRNLKVLELKNVAHMGFFEASKECEEEIKRFTYGILP; this is encoded by the coding sequence ATGGCTTCCCTTTATTTTAAAGAAGAAGGAAAGGGTCCGAATCTAATATTCATTCACGGATTTTGTGAGACCCATGAAATCTGGAAAGATTTTGTAAAGCACTTCACTTCTTCTTTCAGAGTAATTACTCTTGATCTTCCTGGCTTTGGAAGTTCAACGATTCCTGATGGCCCATTTTCAATTGATGATGTAGCAAAAACTTTAGCAAACACATTACTCAGCAATAATATTCTGGATAGTATTGTGATAGGACATTCATTGGGAGGATATGTAGCGCTTTCATTGGCAGAGAATCATCCAGCTCTTGTGAAAGGACTTTGTCTTTTTCATTCTTCTTCGTTTGCTGACACGCCTGACAAAAAAGAAAACCGAAATAAGGTAATTGAGTTTGTAAACTCACACGGAGTTCAGCCATTCATTGACACATTTGTTCCTGCATTGTTTGCAGATAAAAGCAATAGTGCGATTAAGGATGTTTATAAGATCGCTTCAGAGACGAAACAAGAGACCTTAGTGAAGTACACACGTGCTATGCGAGACCGGCTGGATAGAAATGCGTTTTGGACAAAAAATGATATTCCTAAGTTATTAATTGCAGGAGAAGAGGATACATCCATCCCTATTCAAATTTCAAGGGAAATGGCTAAAATTGGCCGAAATCTCAAAGTTTTAGAATTGAAAAATGTCGCTCACATGGGCTTTTTTGAGGCCTCAAAGGAATGTGAAGAGGAGATTAAGAGATTTACCTATGGAATATTGCCCTGA
- a CDS encoding dihydroorotase, with protein sequence MNTLIVNAKIVNEGKVVESDILIRNERIEKIGSHLSAKDVNVIDAKGKHLLPGAIDDQVHFREPGLTHKGTIHSESRAAVAGGVTSFMEMPNTVPPVFTQELLEQKYSIASKGSLANYSFLIGASNDNLEEVLKTDLKKVCGLKIFMGSSTGNLLVDAPSVLEGFFSRFPGIIATHCEDEPTIRKNTEEFKLKYGEDIPVEYHPLIRSAEGCYKSSSFAVGLAKKHGTRLHILHISTAREVELFSNSLPLEKKKITAEACVHHLWFNDSDYSRLGTKIKWNPAIKTSSDQQAIFDGVLNNYIDVIATDHAPHTIEEKENSYFKAPSGGPLVQHSLVTMLEFFHQGKITLERIAEKMSHNPAILFQIEDRGFIREGYFADLVLADLNSPWTVDKNNIIAKCGWSPFEGQAFQSRITHTFVSGNLAFENGIINESSIGKRLTFKR encoded by the coding sequence ATGAATACCCTCATTGTTAACGCGAAGATAGTAAACGAAGGTAAGGTCGTCGAAAGTGATATTTTGATCCGAAATGAAAGGATCGAAAAGATAGGCTCTCACCTGTCAGCAAAAGACGTCAATGTCATCGATGCAAAAGGAAAACACTTGCTTCCGGGAGCCATTGATGATCAGGTTCATTTCCGTGAACCGGGGCTTACTCATAAAGGAACCATCCATTCAGAATCAAGAGCCGCAGTTGCTGGTGGAGTGACCAGTTTTATGGAAATGCCTAATACAGTTCCACCTGTATTCACACAAGAGCTTCTTGAGCAGAAGTATTCAATCGCATCAAAAGGATCTCTTGCTAACTACTCTTTCTTAATTGGTGCCTCGAATGATAATCTTGAAGAGGTATTGAAAACAGATCTGAAGAAAGTCTGCGGACTAAAGATTTTTATGGGATCATCAACCGGAAACTTATTAGTGGATGCGCCCTCTGTTCTCGAAGGTTTCTTTTCAAGATTTCCGGGAATTATTGCTACTCATTGTGAAGACGAACCCACTATCAGAAAAAATACAGAAGAGTTTAAATTGAAGTATGGTGAGGATATTCCTGTTGAGTATCATCCACTCATAAGAAGTGCGGAAGGTTGCTACAAATCTTCATCCTTTGCTGTTGGACTTGCAAAAAAACACGGCACACGGCTCCATATCCTGCATATTTCTACCGCGAGAGAAGTAGAACTCTTCAGTAATTCTTTACCTCTTGAGAAGAAAAAAATAACTGCAGAAGCATGTGTTCATCATTTGTGGTTTAATGATTCTGACTATTCAAGATTAGGCACTAAAATAAAATGGAATCCCGCGATCAAAACGAGCAGCGATCAACAAGCCATTTTCGACGGGGTGTTGAATAATTATATTGATGTGATCGCGACTGATCATGCTCCTCACACTATAGAGGAAAAAGAAAATTCATATTTCAAGGCGCCTTCTGGCGGTCCGCTTGTTCAACATAGCCTGGTTACTATGCTTGAATTCTTCCATCAGGGTAAGATCACACTTGAAAGAATTGCTGAAAAGATGTCTCACAACCCGGCGATCCTTTTTCAAATAGAAGATCGTGGTTTTATAAGGGAAGGATACTTTGCTGATCTTGTATTAGCAGATCTTAATAGCCCCTGGACGGTTGATAAGAATAATATCATAGCAAAGTGTGGATGGTCTCCCTTTGAAGGACAAGCCTTCCAATCACGCATAACCCATACATTCGTTTCGGGCAATCTGGCTTTCGAAAACGGCATTATTAACGAGTCCAGTATCGGAAAAAGGCTCACTTTCAAACGATAA
- a CDS encoding amidohydrolase family protein, with translation MRYLILLFLSFSLLANGQTKGSYLLQPDRVFDGLEMHEGWVVLVENDKIISAGSKESIKAVKDTQVIMMPGTTLLPGLIEGHSHLLLYPYNITDWDTQVLKESDAYRTARATVHAKNTLFAGFTTVRDLGTEGAGYADVALKRAINEGIIPGPRMIVAGRAIVATGSYGPKGYDTDMEIMLGAEPADGNDLIRVVRDQIGKGADFIKVYADYRWGAKGEDQPSFTLDELKLINEVARSSGRYMVCHAKSIEGMRRAILAGAETIEHGDFLNEEIAQLMKEHKVTYYSTVAAVDAITQYRGWKKGKDEEPASVKQKKKSIKIAVNAGVTMGVGGDVGVFPHGENVYEMELMAEYGGMKFIDILRSATTINAKALHMENEIGSIKSGWKADLMAVQGDPSKNISDLRKVKFVMKDGVIYKDDK, from the coding sequence ATGCGATATCTGATCTTACTCTTTCTATCATTTTCACTTCTTGCTAATGGACAGACAAAAGGAAGTTATCTCTTACAACCTGATCGTGTTTTCGATGGGTTAGAGATGCATGAGGGTTGGGTAGTCCTGGTGGAAAATGATAAGATCATTTCTGCTGGCTCGAAAGAATCCATTAAAGCTGTTAAGGATACTCAGGTTATTATGATGCCTGGAACTACACTTTTGCCAGGACTCATTGAAGGGCATTCTCACCTTCTTTTATACCCCTATAACATTACGGATTGGGATACTCAGGTGCTGAAAGAATCTGATGCTTACCGCACCGCCAGAGCCACTGTACATGCCAAAAACACGCTTTTTGCAGGTTTTACGACGGTTAGAGATCTGGGAACAGAAGGGGCGGGCTATGCTGATGTTGCTCTAAAACGAGCCATCAATGAAGGCATAATTCCAGGACCGCGTATGATCGTAGCAGGTCGCGCCATTGTTGCTACAGGTTCTTACGGACCAAAAGGATATGATACGGACATGGAGATTATGCTGGGAGCTGAACCTGCTGATGGAAATGATCTCATCCGTGTTGTAAGAGATCAGATTGGTAAGGGCGCTGATTTTATTAAAGTATATGCTGACTATCGCTGGGGTGCTAAAGGAGAAGACCAACCTTCTTTCACATTGGATGAATTAAAGCTGATCAATGAAGTTGCCCGTAGCAGTGGTCGTTATATGGTCTGTCACGCAAAGAGCATTGAAGGAATGCGTCGAGCCATATTAGCTGGAGCTGAAACCATTGAGCATGGTGATTTTTTGAATGAAGAGATTGCTCAATTAATGAAGGAACATAAAGTCACATATTATTCTACTGTTGCTGCTGTCGATGCTATCACTCAATATCGTGGATGGAAAAAGGGAAAGGACGAAGAGCCGGCTTCTGTAAAACAAAAGAAGAAGAGTATAAAGATCGCAGTGAATGCGGGCGTAACAATGGGTGTCGGTGGTGATGTCGGTGTATTTCCACACGGAGAAAATGTCTACGAAATGGAATTGATGGCCGAGTATGGCGGTATGAAGTTTATCGATATACTAAGATCGGCCACTACCATCAATGCCAAAGCGCTGCATATGGAAAATGAGATCGGCTCCATCAAGAGTGGATGGAAAGCAGATCTGATGGCAGTGCAGGGAGATCCTTCAAAAAATATTTCAGATCTAAGAAAAGTAAAGTTCGTTATGAAAGACGGTGTCATTTATAAGGATGACAAGTAA
- a CDS encoding segregation/condensation protein A, which produces MTQETFEVKLPLFKGPFDLLLFFIERDELDIYDIPISKITNDFLDYLHHLESLNVELASEFILVAATLMRIKSKMLLPRPQLDEQGNEIDPREELIKHLLEYKKYKSVIESFQKMEGDELTKEKRGNIQRELKSLAAAVNVEAELQDVDLYKLMQVFEKVIKRFDEEKNRPVHQVVQYPYTVEGQKEYILNELTRKRTLSFTEMLELTPTRVALVFNFLAILEMLANGALELQLGEGYNNFWVTLRDAVETPSLEN; this is translated from the coding sequence ATGACGCAAGAAACTTTTGAGGTAAAACTCCCGCTTTTTAAAGGTCCTTTTGACCTGCTCCTGTTCTTTATTGAGAGGGATGAACTCGACATTTACGACATCCCAATCTCCAAAATCACTAACGATTTTCTGGACTACCTCCACCACCTGGAAAGCCTGAACGTAGAGCTTGCCAGTGAATTCATCCTGGTGGCCGCAACGCTCATGAGGATTAAGTCAAAAATGCTTCTACCACGTCCTCAATTAGACGAACAAGGAAATGAAATAGACCCTCGTGAAGAGCTCATTAAACATTTACTCGAGTACAAAAAGTACAAATCTGTGATAGAATCCTTCCAAAAAATGGAGGGGGACGAATTGACCAAAGAGAAGAGGGGCAACATTCAGAGGGAGTTAAAATCACTTGCGGCGGCAGTCAATGTTGAGGCAGAACTACAGGATGTAGACCTCTACAAGCTTATGCAGGTTTTCGAAAAAGTGATCAAGCGCTTTGACGAAGAAAAGAACCGCCCCGTACATCAGGTGGTACAATATCCCTATACCGTTGAAGGCCAGAAGGAATATATATTAAATGAATTGACCAGAAAGCGCACGCTGTCTTTTACCGAAATGCTGGAGCTGACTCCCACCCGCGTGGCATTGGTTTTTAATTTTCTTGCAATCCTTGAAATGCTTGCCAATGGCGCATTGGAATTACAATTGGGTGAAGGCTACAACAACTTCTGGGTAACACTTCGTGATGCTGTTGAAACTCCCTCTTTAGAAAACTAA